tttttgttataaattcATCAGAATCACCATATTTTCCATCTAATGTTGCGAGAacattattgaaaaattccTTATCAGTTTTTTCAAACCAATTGTTATCAAAAGGTGAgtaatcattaaataattcagACATGATACCATCAAGAAGTACTAGATAACTTTTtctaaaaacaatatttttaaattcatttaaatattaaaaagttgaAACTTACCTACAATGATTATCATCTGGTACAAATAGAAAATGATGGAGAACATTGTTTAAAATTCCACTGTAAGgagaatttttataataacccATAATAGCTGTAATAGTGTCATCAATAGTTTCATAATTTTGTGAAGCAATATCTAATTTAGAACATAATTCATTATGATCAGTATCTCGCTCTTGAAGAAATTGATCCAAACAATTACTCATCTTACTATCATTTACAGAATATTCTTGTAAAATGGGaattaatttagaaaatcCACAAGAATAAAGTTTCATACGATATTTAATTCTCATCATCCATCCACCATCTACATCTTTGGGAATACGTGACAGAAGAACGTTAATAAGTGTTAGTCCTTGAATACAACATTCTTTTCCGCtaaatttcattaattctattattattaaaaatggttCTGTTTTATAAGATTgtgtaaattttatcatatctttTGTTATCAGTTCAAAACTAAAATCATATTaagaaaaagtaaattacATTATAAACTCACCCAGATTGTTCTGATGGTTCATACTCAACAGTtgaattatcaaaaaatgcAATACTCGAGAGAAGACGAAATACACTACAATTTAAAGATTCAAAAGCATTCATACttcttttatcaaaatgACAAATCTCATTTTCTAATGCTTGAAGAATTTCTAGTAGTGTATAAGCAACATTAGAATGTCTTTTCATACAACATCTAATACCAGGCCATGTATTAGCAATACTTCtaatacaatttattatattaactGTAATATCCAAAAATAATGCAAATGATTTATGACgcattttttcattattatgaAATCCTTTATTTTCTCCATTTAATGCATCATTTTGATATAaacttattaatttatttgccATTTTACATAATAATCCTACACCACCAATTTGGCAAAATTCATCTATCCAATAAACAGAAAAACTACtcaatgatatttttaaacttttaataacttCTTGAATTTCATCGCCATTCTGGTGCTGAAAAGCATTTATAATAGATTTGGCAAAATATTGTGGTTGTTGATTAGGTGGAACAGCATTATCTCTTTTTTGATTTTGTTCTAACatatgttgttttttttctattggcatttttttcatttcctCAGCTTTTTCACCTTTAATATTCATGTTTTCTAAAAACTTTTGAAATAATGGTTCAATTTCAGCAGCAGTCATTTCTGTATAACGTCTAAAAAATGTAGAATCAACTGAATTAATAGTAGAGTATCGTGATAAAGATGGAATACTTGAATTGATACTACTACCACTATATGTACTTGTTCCACTTGGGGATGCTCGCCCTTTTGATCTCATAATATTCTATTGtctaaaaatgtattattatttaattaaatcatAAAAACGGTATTGTTTTGATTTGGAATAATGTTCGCAaattaagtttttaaattgcCAACAGCGATAAATGTAGTTCATTTAAATATGGTACAATGTATAAATGTCAAGGAAAAATAATCGAcatgttattatttatcactttgataacaaaaagtgaaataacaaaaataaaagaagattaaaataattattttatagtgAAAACAATTAATCATCAGTAAAAGGGAAAAAAGACCGTTACCCTTTTtgtgtatataaaaatggaGGGAAAAAAGAGGAAGAAGATGCAACAAGATAATTGGTATCTAGTGACGCGTCACCTACTTTAGGATGTTCCGTAAAGTTAAATCTACTTTTGTATAAATGGccttaattttaacattagattaattttacattatacTGGTATATATCATGAAGAAATATCACAATACAAAACGATAACGTAAAAATGTGattacaatttataataaagatgTGTAAGttaagtattattattatgatgCATCATTAAagaatacaattttttagaGAATAATTTTACGAATGATAATTACCAGCcaaatgatttattattttaaaatattgggatctcataaaaaaatatcatttatatgtgaatgaatataaatatatatgatgtCCTTTTAAAATCTATATTGTTTAGacaaaaaattatcacaCTAAGTAAATAAAATGCATAAgaattcaaaaatatatttacaaaaatcatttatctatatatatatatataatactatTCGTTGattctttatattattttatatttccaATATAagggaaaaaaaaagaattaaactACTTTCCATGTCGACGATCTCTTTTAGAGAAAGTGATGAGAAAGTTGTTAAATTCACTATCACTaacaaaatgtttatttttaaaatgtttgatatttattatttcagCTAAATTTAAAACCCAACAAGGATAACCACATAATGACGGTATATCTCCtattttgattaataaatcaatttcataaatataatttttctctAATTGTTCTTCTATACGCTTCTGACAAATTGGAAAATCAGAAGTACATAATTCTTTTGTTGTTGACGACCAAATTGATGGTACATCCTTTGAACCAATgatcaaaatttttacataattgtctttatataaattgtCGCCATTCTTTCTTTtcaaaacattaaaaattttttcaacttCGCAATGAATCTCATGTTCATAGAATGACAATATATTCCAAGGATcgtaaaaagttatttttgatatttttgtttctagacattttaaaattaatgatctAACTAAGGcctataattttattttttttttctctcaCTCAtctatttttgtttaaaaaattaccgTCGATATTTGGTCCTttcttgaaaataaaaatcctATAGATTTaggtatttttaaataagtcATATCAATATAAAGTTTCTGGACTGATATGACATTTGAGAAATGGTGATTAAGGTTTTATACTACTTACTTTTGGTTGGAATCTCTGACAGAACATTATTCCATGTAAGATGATgtataatgttaaatattatacaaaaattttgatCTTTAAGAGTTGTAAAGTATTGGAAacgatatatatttaattgtttcaTATGATAATTCAGAATATGTCAGAAATTCCATCacaagatattttttatttcatagaAATACTTTTAGTAGATTTATAATCATGATTTTTCTTACagtcttatttttaatttgaaacACTATATCGATGTAACTATGATTAGTTAAGAA
This Strongyloides ratti genome assembly S_ratti_ED321, chromosome : 2 DNA region includes the following protein-coding sequences:
- a CDS encoding Decaprenyl diphosphate synthase-like family-containing protein translates to MKQLNIYRFQYFTTLKDQNFCIIFNIIHHLTWNNVLSEIPTKIQKLYIDMTYLKIPKSIGFLFSRKDQISTALVRSLILKCLETKISKITFYDPWNILSFYEHEIHCEVEKIFNVLKRKNGDNLYKDNYVKILIIGSKDVPSIWSSTTKELCTSDFPICQKRIEEQLEKNYIYEIDLLIKIGDIPSLCGYPCWVLNLAEIINIKHFKNKHFVSDSEFNNFLITFSKRDRRHGK